The following proteins are encoded in a genomic region of Opitutus sp.:
- the mog gene encoding molybdopterin adenylyltransferase — protein sequence MPSSLRIARVTLSDRASAGVYPDLSGPEIERVLRASFGDEPTILVRLIPDDREGIATTLRALCDDEHCDLVVTTGGTGPAPRDVTPEATRDVIVRELPGFGEAMRAVSFAKVPTAILSRATAGTRGRTLIVNLPGNPRAIGECLPPLLPAIRECIKHLQGG from the coding sequence ATGCCTTCCTCACTCCGCATTGCCCGCGTCACCCTCAGCGACCGCGCCTCGGCTGGTGTTTACCCCGACCTGAGCGGCCCCGAAATTGAGCGTGTCCTTCGCGCCAGCTTCGGCGACGAACCCACGATTCTCGTCCGCCTCATTCCCGACGACCGCGAAGGGATCGCCACCACCCTGCGCGCCCTTTGTGACGACGAGCACTGCGACCTCGTAGTCACCACTGGTGGAACCGGCCCGGCGCCGCGCGACGTCACCCCTGAAGCCACCCGCGATGTGATCGTGCGCGAGTTACCCGGGTTCGGCGAAGCGATGCGCGCGGTGAGTTTCGCTAAAGTCCCCACGGCGATCCTCTCCCGCGCCACCGCCGGCACCCGAGGCCGCACGCTCATCGTCAATCTCCCCGGCAACCCCCGTGCCATCGGCGAATGCCTGCCCCCGCTCCTGCCCGCCATCCGCGAATGCATTAAGCATCTGCAAGGCGGTTAG
- the moaC gene encoding cyclic pyranopterin monophosphate synthase MoaC, producing MKKFSHLDDTGAATMVDVGTKPPQLRRAVATGELRCEPATIRLLKKQALPKGDVLACARVAGIMAAKRTSELIPLCHPLALEKVTVEFVVKTDRILITAEARLTGKTGVEMEALTAVSVAALTLYDMMKAVDKTMVIGEVRVTTKTKTDPQSVLPTKHTK from the coding sequence ATGAAAAAATTCTCCCACCTCGACGACACCGGCGCCGCCACGATGGTCGACGTCGGCACCAAGCCCCCGCAACTTCGCCGCGCAGTGGCCACCGGCGAACTGCGTTGCGAGCCCGCCACCATTCGCCTCCTCAAAAAGCAGGCGCTTCCCAAAGGCGACGTCCTAGCCTGCGCCCGCGTTGCCGGCATCATGGCCGCCAAACGCACCAGCGAACTCATCCCGCTCTGCCACCCGCTCGCTCTGGAAAAAGTCACCGTCGAGTTCGTGGTTAAAACCGACCGCATCCTCATCACCGCCGAAGCCCGTCTCACCGGCAAAACCGGGGTCGAAATGGAGGCCCTCACCGCCGTTTCCGTGGCGGCCCTGACGCTCTACGACATGATGAAAGCCGTGGACAAAACCATGGTCATTGGGGAAGTCCGCGTTACCACCAAAACCAAAACCGATCCGCAATCCGTTTTGCCCACGAAACACACGAAATGA
- a CDS encoding molybdopterin molybdotransferase MoeA has product MITVAELWTRLDALAAPLPSERIPLSAALGRILDEPILAPEDQPPFNRSAIDGYLVHADQPAAVITLVGTLPPGSPPPPSAPALGTALRILTGSALPPESAALVMQEDTRPGPASGQIELLQPPSTRHVRPRASQARAGDRLITSGQRLTPGALALLASLGVTHPLVHRRARVAHLVTGGELVAPDATPQPGQIRDSNSTLIAALLAEAGADLCWHRRVADSRTTTADALAAALASPADIILISGGASVGDYDHTSSLLAEFGFKLHCDKVSSRPGKPFIAASRDGRLAFGLPGNPLAHFVCFHLFVKRVLALLSGTSPTYLVRAKLDEYACLEVNSRETWWPAYFNHSNTRGAALVVTPLPWRDSSDLTVLALAEALVRIPSGGTNELEVEVLPCR; this is encoded by the coding sequence ATGATCACCGTAGCCGAACTCTGGACACGCCTCGACGCCCTCGCTGCACCGCTGCCCAGCGAGCGCATTCCCCTGTCCGCCGCCCTCGGCCGCATCCTCGACGAGCCCATCCTCGCCCCCGAAGACCAACCGCCTTTTAACCGCTCCGCCATCGACGGCTACCTCGTCCACGCCGACCAACCCGCCGCAGTGATCACCCTCGTCGGCACCCTTCCCCCCGGATCCCCACCGCCGCCCTCCGCACCCGCCCTCGGCACCGCGTTACGCATCCTCACCGGCAGCGCCCTCCCACCCGAGTCCGCCGCCCTCGTCATGCAGGAAGATACCCGACCTGGCCCGGCCTCCGGCCAAATCGAACTGCTGCAACCGCCCTCGACCCGCCACGTCCGCCCCCGCGCCTCGCAGGCCCGCGCCGGCGACCGCCTGATCACCTCCGGCCAACGCCTGACTCCCGGAGCCCTCGCCCTGCTCGCCTCACTTGGCGTCACCCACCCACTCGTCCACCGCCGCGCCCGCGTCGCCCACCTTGTCACCGGCGGCGAACTCGTCGCCCCCGACGCCACTCCGCAGCCCGGCCAAATTCGCGATTCCAACTCCACCCTGATTGCCGCGCTTCTCGCCGAGGCCGGGGCCGACCTGTGTTGGCACCGCCGCGTGGCCGACTCCCGCACCACCACCGCCGACGCCCTCGCCGCAGCCCTCGCGTCCCCGGCCGACATTATTCTCATCAGTGGCGGCGCGAGTGTCGGCGATTACGACCACACGAGCTCACTGCTCGCTGAATTCGGCTTTAAACTACACTGCGATAAAGTCTCCAGCCGCCCCGGCAAACCCTTCATCGCCGCCTCCCGCGACGGCCGCCTCGCCTTTGGCCTGCCCGGCAATCCCCTGGCGCACTTCGTGTGTTTCCACCTGTTTGTGAAACGCGTGCTCGCCCTCCTCTCCGGTACCTCGCCGACCTACCTTGTCCGCGCCAAACTCGACGAATACGCGTGTCTTGAGGTCAACTCCCGCGAAACCTGGTGGCCCGCCTACTTTAACCACAGCAACACCCGAGGCGCCGCGCTCGTTGTCACCCCGCTTCCCTGGCGCGACTCCTCCGACCTGACCGTGCTGGCTTTGGCCGAGGCACTGGTTCGCATCCCCTCAGGCGGCACAAACGAACTTGAAGTCGAAGTCCTGCCCTGCCGTTAA
- a CDS encoding molybdenum cofactor biosynthesis protein MoaE, which produces MHIEILINDAVITPRCSCPDPRVGALAEFTGTVRGEENGDPIGALVYEAYQPMAETVMRRLLTELAAAHPCLAVQVQHRIGVIRVGEAAIHIAVQARHRAEAFALLAAFMDRLKEDVPIWKTDTLPT; this is translated from the coding sequence GTGCACATCGAAATCCTGATTAACGACGCCGTCATTACCCCTCGTTGCAGTTGCCCGGATCCCCGCGTCGGAGCCTTGGCCGAATTCACCGGCACGGTGCGTGGCGAGGAAAACGGCGACCCCATCGGGGCGCTGGTTTACGAGGCCTATCAACCCATGGCCGAAACGGTGATGCGCCGCCTGCTCACCGAACTCGCCGCTGCGCACCCTTGTTTGGCGGTGCAGGTGCAGCACCGCATCGGGGTTATCCGCGTAGGCGAAGCCGCCATCCACATCGCTGTGCAGGCCCGGCACCGCGCCGAAGCCTTTGCGCTACTCGCCGCCTTCATGGATCGCCTCAAGGAGGATGTGCCCATCTGGAAAACCGACACGCTACCCACATGA
- a CDS encoding MoaD/ThiS family protein — translation MHMLYFAHARRATGCSLEEIPLTSPLTVSSLWDLLVQRHPELAALREVSRLARGDDFLPADAILAPADEIAVIPPVSGG, via the coding sequence ATGCACATGCTCTATTTTGCTCACGCCCGCCGGGCCACCGGCTGCTCCTTGGAAGAAATTCCGCTCACTTCGCCGCTGACGGTCTCATCGCTTTGGGATCTGCTGGTGCAACGTCACCCCGAACTCGCTGCCCTGCGCGAGGTCTCCCGCCTGGCCCGTGGCGACGATTTCCTGCCTGCCGACGCCATCCTGGCCCCCGCCGACGAAATCGCCGTCATCCCGCCGGTCTCGGGCGGTTAA
- the moaA gene encoding GTP 3',8-cyclase MoaA — MTDPFGRTIDYLRISVTDRCNERCLYCMPEGYKGWAQRPDHLTAEELIRIAASASQLGFRKFRLTGGEPLLRSDFVSIAAGIAALPTTTSLGLSTNGTRLAPVARELCAAGVTAVNVSLDALDADTYRRVTGGRLADALGGIEAALAADFEVVKLNVVLMRGVNEDQLVPLVRFAAEHRMPVRFIELMPLTRTDVLSPANFLSCEDARARIEAELGPLETMLDYRAGHGPARYARAANGATIGFIGALTATDFCGTCNKLRLTADGKIRPCLGRHGEIDLLAPLRAGHADLSALLTEAIANKPENHTFQADYVPDRPMTAIGG; from the coding sequence ATGACCGATCCCTTCGGACGCACCATCGATTACCTGCGCATCTCCGTCACCGACCGATGCAACGAGCGCTGCCTGTACTGCATGCCCGAAGGCTACAAGGGCTGGGCGCAACGCCCTGACCACCTCACCGCCGAGGAACTGATCCGCATCGCCGCCTCCGCCTCCCAGCTGGGCTTCCGCAAATTCCGCCTCACCGGCGGCGAACCGCTCCTGCGCTCCGATTTTGTTTCCATCGCCGCGGGGATTGCCGCGTTGCCCACCACGACCTCGCTGGGCCTGTCCACCAACGGCACCCGACTCGCCCCCGTCGCCCGCGAGCTCTGCGCCGCCGGCGTCACCGCGGTTAACGTGAGCCTCGACGCCCTTGACGCCGACACCTACCGCCGGGTCACCGGCGGCCGCCTCGCCGACGCGCTCGGCGGCATCGAAGCCGCCCTGGCCGCCGATTTTGAAGTGGTTAAACTCAACGTCGTTCTCATGCGCGGGGTGAACGAAGACCAGCTCGTGCCGCTGGTGCGTTTCGCCGCCGAGCACCGCATGCCGGTGCGGTTTATCGAGCTGATGCCGCTCACCCGCACCGACGTGTTGAGCCCGGCCAACTTCCTCTCCTGTGAAGACGCCCGTGCGCGCATCGAAGCCGAGCTCGGCCCGCTGGAAACGATGCTCGACTACCGTGCCGGCCACGGCCCCGCCCGCTACGCGCGTGCGGCCAACGGCGCGACGATCGGCTTCATCGGCGCGCTCACCGCCACAGATTTCTGCGGCACCTGTAACAAGTTGCGCCTCACCGCCGACGGCAAGATACGTCCCTGCCTGGGCCGTCACGGCGAGATCGACCTACTCGCGCCGCTCCGCGCCGGCCACGCTGACCTAAGCGCGCTGCTCACGGAAGCCATCGCCAACAAACCAGAAAACCACACCTTCCAAGCCGACTACGTCCCCGACCGCCCCATGACCGCCATCGGCGGCTGA
- a CDS encoding DUF2249 domain-containing protein, translating to MTTTLHPALASIPAAELLDARDIPCRTKHPLILERANQLAIGGSFVLVNGHAPEPLRYQFAAIAPGCFQWDYLVNEADLAAVRISRISANPANQPELAASALPGGCGSHA from the coding sequence ATGACCACCACCCTCCATCCCGCCCTTGCCTCCATTCCCGCCGCCGAGCTGCTCGACGCCCGCGATATTCCCTGCCGCACCAAGCACCCGCTCATTCTGGAGCGCGCCAACCAACTTGCCATCGGCGGGAGCTTTGTCCTGGTCAACGGCCACGCCCCCGAACCCCTGCGCTACCAATTCGCCGCCATCGCCCCCGGCTGCTTCCAATGGGATTACCTGGTCAACGAAGCCGACTTGGCCGCCGTTCGTATCTCGCGCATCTCCGCCAATCCCGCGAACCAACCCGAGCTCGCCGCCTCTGCGCTGCCCGGCGGCTGCGGCAGCCACGCCTGA
- a CDS encoding cupin domain-containing protein: MAFSVFQPDQCATVPLAPLATPSTAGITSRTLLKTTGGKAVLFAFDAGQELTEHTNPNHALIQVLTGSLHLTLGGRPEILLPGAILHMPPQLPHAVRADEPTTFLLTLLAP; this comes from the coding sequence ATGGCGTTCTCCGTCTTCCAACCCGACCAATGCGCCACCGTGCCCCTGGCGCCCCTCGCCACTCCCAGCACCGCGGGCATCACCAGCCGCACGCTACTCAAAACCACCGGCGGCAAGGCGGTGCTTTTCGCCTTCGACGCCGGCCAGGAATTGACCGAACACACCAACCCCAACCACGCCCTCATCCAGGTGCTCACCGGCAGCCTGCACCTCACCCTCGGCGGCCGTCCCGAGATTCTGTTACCCGGAGCCATCCTGCACATGCCCCCGCAACTCCCCCACGCCGTGCGCGCCGACGAGCCGACGACCTTCCTGCTCACCCTGCTCGCCCCCTGA
- a CDS encoding molybdopterin-dependent oxidoreductase, translating into MHRREFLRTTALAAATAVIARRLGAAPAPGEPTFATSPSTTVTADGVRWDKAPCRFCGTGCHVRVGVKDGRVVAIQGDPLAEVNKGLLCMKGYHVGGILYGKDRLTTPQLRRNGRLEDITWEEAIDIVAKRVMKNPAGFGFYGSGQWTIPEGYAAQKFMKAGLANNHLEPNARLCMASAVTGYLSVYGVDEPAGCYDDLDAADVGILWGNNPAEMHPVLFSRIIDRRTRGEKVMLIDMGTRRTRTTEYADHYLEFRPQTDLAIANGIAHLLLANGTWNQEFVEKHCNFRQDTAPVSLNGQPMTFAAYREALALYTPAYVAKLSGVPEEKIRLLGDLFGRRDLRITSLWCMGMNQHTRGTAINRLVHGIHLLSGHWGRPGDAPTSLTGQPSACGTAREVGTLCHALPGGLLVANPEHRAECEELWHVPAGRINPKPGYHTVQLWENFCTPTDKGGDIHTIFVQVTNPGQTLPDLARTFNGKANLADKFLIVSDVYPTATTALADLILPAALWVEKNGIVGNSERRTQQWFKQVEPPCQARPDAWMTLALARRLFELGHPGMKDKDGKFIFTFKNDAGLEVPAWDFAHYYDMNTDRALFEEYRRFSYHKHKHLAPYDELVKARGLRWPVVEQADGTFKETRFRFMEFSDPFVKKGAGIQFYHSVTKDDRALIWFNPYEPAAEEPDNDYPFWLCTGRVIEHWHSGTMTMRVPQLRGSMPNAYVELNPADAAAAGLANGDVAILETRRGRLELPVWLNGRSSPPRGSVFVPFFDQNFLINNITLGAVDPLSKEPDYKKCAVRILRRA; encoded by the coding sequence ATGCACCGCCGCGAATTCCTCCGCACCACCGCCCTCGCCGCCGCCACCGCCGTGATCGCCCGCCGCCTCGGCGCGGCACCCGCCCCTGGGGAGCCGACCTTCGCCACCTCGCCATCGACGACGGTCACGGCGGACGGCGTGCGTTGGGACAAAGCGCCCTGCCGGTTCTGCGGTACCGGCTGCCACGTTCGCGTGGGCGTCAAAGACGGACGCGTCGTCGCCATTCAAGGCGATCCGCTGGCCGAGGTGAACAAGGGCCTGCTCTGCATGAAGGGTTACCATGTCGGCGGCATTCTTTACGGCAAAGACCGGCTCACCACCCCGCAGCTGCGCCGCAACGGGCGACTCGAAGACATTACCTGGGAGGAGGCCATCGACATCGTGGCCAAGCGCGTGATGAAAAACCCCGCCGGATTCGGCTTCTACGGCAGCGGGCAATGGACCATCCCCGAGGGTTACGCGGCGCAGAAGTTCATGAAGGCCGGTCTGGCCAACAACCACCTCGAGCCCAACGCCCGCCTGTGTATGGCCTCCGCGGTGACCGGCTACCTCTCGGTTTACGGCGTGGACGAGCCGGCCGGCTGTTACGACGACCTGGACGCCGCCGACGTGGGCATCCTGTGGGGCAACAACCCGGCCGAGATGCACCCGGTGCTGTTTTCTAGAATCATCGACCGGCGCACCCGCGGCGAGAAGGTCATGCTCATCGACATGGGCACGCGCCGCACCCGCACCACCGAATACGCGGACCATTACCTCGAATTCCGCCCCCAGACCGACCTAGCCATCGCCAACGGCATCGCCCACCTGCTGCTGGCCAACGGAACCTGGAACCAGGAGTTCGTGGAAAAACACTGTAACTTCCGCCAGGACACCGCGCCGGTCTCGCTCAACGGCCAGCCGATGACCTTTGCGGCTTACCGCGAGGCGCTCGCCCTCTACACCCCGGCCTACGTGGCAAAACTCTCCGGCGTGCCCGAGGAAAAAATACGCCTGCTGGGCGACCTCTTCGGCCGCCGCGACCTGCGCATCACCAGCCTGTGGTGCATGGGCATGAACCAGCACACCCGCGGTACCGCCATCAACCGCCTCGTCCACGGCATCCACCTGCTCTCCGGCCACTGGGGCCGCCCCGGCGACGCGCCCACCTCGCTCACCGGCCAACCCTCGGCCTGCGGCACCGCCCGCGAGGTCGGCACCCTGTGTCACGCCCTGCCCGGCGGCCTGCTCGTTGCCAATCCCGAGCACCGCGCCGAGTGCGAGGAGCTTTGGCATGTGCCTGCCGGCCGCATCAACCCCAAGCCCGGCTACCACACGGTGCAACTCTGGGAAAACTTCTGCACCCCCACCGACAAGGGCGGCGACATCCACACCATTTTTGTCCAGGTCACCAACCCCGGCCAGACCCTGCCCGACCTCGCCCGCACCTTTAACGGAAAAGCCAATCTCGCCGACAAGTTCCTCATCGTCTCCGACGTCTATCCCACCGCGACCACCGCGCTGGCCGACCTCATTTTACCCGCCGCCCTCTGGGTCGAAAAGAACGGCATCGTGGGCAATTCCGAGCGCCGCACCCAGCAGTGGTTCAAGCAGGTCGAGCCCCCGTGCCAGGCCCGCCCCGACGCCTGGATGACGCTCGCCCTCGCCCGCCGCCTGTTCGAACTCGGCCACCCCGGCATGAAGGACAAGGACGGGAAGTTTATCTTCACCTTCAAAAATGACGCCGGCCTGGAGGTGCCCGCCTGGGATTTCGCCCACTACTACGACATGAACACCGACCGCGCCCTGTTTGAGGAGTATCGGCGCTTCAGTTACCACAAACACAAGCACCTCGCCCCCTACGACGAGTTGGTCAAAGCCCGCGGCCTGCGCTGGCCGGTGGTCGAGCAGGCCGACGGCACGTTTAAGGAAACCCGCTTCCGCTTCATGGAATTCAGCGACCCGTTCGTCAAAAAGGGCGCGGGCATCCAGTTCTACCACTCGGTGACCAAGGACGACCGGGCGCTGATCTGGTTCAACCCCTACGAACCGGCCGCCGAGGAGCCGGATAACGATTACCCGTTCTGGCTCTGCACCGGTCGCGTGATCGAGCACTGGCACAGCGGCACGATGACGATGCGCGTGCCCCAGTTGCGCGGGTCGATGCCCAACGCCTACGTCGAACTCAACCCCGCCGACGCGGCGGCGGCCGGACTGGCCAACGGCGACGTAGCCATATTGGAAACCCGCCGCGGGCGCTTGGAGTTGCCGGTCTGGCTCAACGGCCGCAGCTCCCCCCCGCGCGGCTCGGTCTTCGTGCCGTTTTTCGATCAGAATTTCCTGATCAATAACATCACGCTGGGTGCGGTCGACCCGCTCTCCAAAGAGCCCGACTACAAAAAGTGTGCCGTGCGCATCCTGCGCCGCGCCTAA
- a CDS encoding 4Fe-4S dicluster domain-containing protein: MNRRTALKAIGATLGAAAFAQAIAPLTQWTEDLTIDDYLQKHYKELSPFDLGVVMARMEKETKEATGVDVHIGDYRPQPGVKFGYALNLSVCVGCRRCAKACHVENNHDRPSGNSYIRVLEMQKGSLDLAKGRVNYDHAVPDAEKFYMPVQCQQCDKPPCVSVCPVEATWKEADGIVVVDYNWCIGCRYCEAACPYHARRFNWKKPEVPAAEINPDQGYLSNRLRPQGVMEKCTFCLHRSRQGKLPACLEACPTGARVFGNLLDPESEIRWVLKNKRVFVLKEDVGTQPSFFYFFDV, translated from the coding sequence ATGAACCGCCGCACCGCCCTCAAAGCCATCGGCGCGACCCTCGGCGCGGCGGCCTTCGCCCAAGCGATCGCCCCGCTCACCCAGTGGACCGAAGACCTCACGATCGACGATTATCTGCAAAAGCACTACAAGGAGCTCTCCCCCTTCGATCTCGGCGTGGTCATGGCGCGCATGGAGAAGGAAACCAAGGAGGCGACCGGGGTCGACGTGCACATCGGCGACTACCGCCCGCAGCCCGGCGTGAAATTCGGTTACGCGCTCAACCTGTCGGTCTGCGTGGGTTGCCGCCGCTGCGCCAAGGCCTGCCATGTGGAGAACAACCACGACCGGCCCTCGGGCAACAGTTACATTCGCGTGCTGGAGATGCAAAAGGGCTCGCTCGATCTCGCCAAGGGGCGGGTCAACTACGACCACGCCGTGCCCGATGCGGAAAAGTTCTACATGCCCGTGCAGTGTCAGCAGTGCGACAAGCCGCCCTGCGTCTCGGTTTGCCCGGTCGAGGCGACATGGAAAGAGGCCGACGGGATTGTGGTGGTGGATTACAACTGGTGCATCGGTTGCCGTTATTGCGAGGCGGCCTGCCCCTACCATGCGCGGCGGTTTAACTGGAAAAAGCCCGAGGTGCCCGCAGCCGAGATCAACCCCGACCAAGGCTACCTGTCCAACCGCCTGCGGCCCCAAGGCGTGATGGAGAAATGCACCTTCTGCCTGCACCGTTCCCGCCAGGGTAAACTGCCCGCCTGCCTCGAAGCCTGCCCGACCGGCGCGCGGGTGTTTGGCAACCTGCTCGATCCCGAGTCGGAGATCCGCTGGGTGCTGAAAAATAAACGTGTCTTTGTCCTCAAGGAGGACGTCGGCACCCAACCCAGTTTTTTTTACTTCTTCGATGTCTAA
- the nrfD gene encoding polysulfide reductase NrfD — translation MSNPSSGPETQARALAPSAPAVVPAHCPHTLAFHATSYRRFLWKVVCDATDGSAWFYAWMILLTAFALTGLHAWAVQVRDGLVVTGLSDHVSWGLYIANFTFMVGLAAGGVMMVIPAYLYHDHEMHDLTIVGELLAVAAIVMSICFVVVDMGRPERFWHMFPVVGRFNFPVSMLTWDVLVLNGYLGLNLHICGYLLYMRFRGERPNPRWYVPFVYLSIFWAISIHTVTAFLYSGLGGRPLWNTALLAPRFLVTAFIAGPAFIIVLLFALRRFGGMRLTERPVQVLVNIVRVTLLINLLMVASELFTDLYSGGAHTASVHYLFFGLHGANALVPWIWSAVAMGLASAVMFLRPGVVGHPVWLTLACVLAFVGIWIEKGMGLIVPAFIPSTLHEIVEYFPSLVEWQVMAGIWAWGLLILTVMLKIALPILRQPHPVVP, via the coding sequence ATGTCTAATCCCTCCTCCGGCCCCGAAACGCAGGCCCGCGCCCTCGCTCCGAGCGCGCCCGCTGTTGTCCCTGCGCACTGCCCCCACACCCTCGCGTTTCATGCCACCAGCTACCGCCGCTTCCTCTGGAAAGTGGTCTGCGACGCCACCGACGGCTCGGCCTGGTTTTACGCGTGGATGATCCTGCTCACCGCGTTCGCCCTGACCGGCCTGCACGCCTGGGCGGTGCAGGTGCGCGACGGTTTGGTCGTCACCGGTCTGAGCGACCACGTGTCCTGGGGCCTGTATATCGCCAACTTCACCTTCATGGTCGGTCTGGCGGCGGGCGGGGTGATGATGGTCATCCCGGCGTACCTTTACCATGACCACGAGATGCACGACCTCACCATTGTAGGCGAATTGTTGGCCGTGGCCGCGATTGTGATGAGCATCTGTTTTGTCGTCGTGGACATGGGCCGCCCCGAGCGGTTTTGGCACATGTTTCCCGTCGTCGGCCGGTTTAATTTCCCCGTCTCGATGCTCACCTGGGACGTGCTGGTGCTCAACGGCTACCTCGGGCTCAACCTGCACATCTGCGGCTACCTGCTTTATATGCGCTTCCGCGGCGAGCGGCCCAATCCCAGGTGGTATGTCCCGTTTGTCTACCTCTCGATTTTTTGGGCCATCTCGATTCACACCGTAACCGCCTTCCTCTATTCCGGATTGGGCGGGCGACCGCTGTGGAATACCGCGCTGCTGGCGCCGCGATTTTTGGTGACGGCGTTCATCGCTGGGCCGGCCTTTATCATCGTGCTACTGTTTGCGCTGCGGCGCTTCGGCGGCATGCGGCTGACGGAGCGGCCGGTGCAGGTGTTGGTCAACATCGTGCGCGTTACCCTGTTGATTAATCTGCTGATGGTGGCCTCGGAGCTGTTCACCGACCTGTATTCGGGCGGGGCGCACACCGCCTCGGTGCACTATTTGTTTTTCGGCCTGCACGGGGCGAACGCCTTGGTTCCGTGGATTTGGAGTGCGGTAGCCATGGGGCTGGCTTCAGCGGTGATGTTCCTGCGTCCCGGCGTGGTCGGGCATCCCGTTTGGTTGACGCTGGCCTGCGTCCTGGCGTTTGTGGGGATTTGGATCGAGAAAGGCATGGGCCTGATCGTGCCGGCCTTCATCCCCTCCACGCTGCACGAGATTGTGGAATATTTTCCTAGTCTGGTGGAGTGGCAGGTCATGGCCGGCATCTGGGCCTGGGGGCTGCTGATTCTGACGGTGATGCTCAAAATCGCCCTGCCGATCCTGCGCCAGCCGCATCCAGTTGTACCTTAA
- a CDS encoding Rrf2 family transcriptional regulator, with amino-acid sequence MIRFGKTAQTAIAAMSLLAEVYDGGKTKLSSQEIAERRGLPQPVVAKVLTILSSLGLVDGTRGPGGGYWLKRTPDKISLLDIVEEFERSDAQIMCPFGPNWCGHGAPCPMHDSLLRMDQQWMTYMRETTLSVFYQKAAKSVG; translated from the coding sequence ATGATTCGTTTTGGTAAAACTGCGCAGACTGCCATTGCCGCGATGAGCTTGCTCGCCGAGGTCTACGACGGTGGCAAAACCAAGCTCAGCTCGCAGGAAATCGCCGAGCGCCGTGGGTTGCCCCAGCCGGTGGTGGCCAAGGTACTGACGATCTTGTCCTCGCTCGGTTTGGTGGATGGCACCCGCGGCCCAGGCGGCGGCTACTGGCTAAAACGTACCCCAGACAAGATTTCGCTTTTGGATATCGTCGAGGAATTTGAGCGCAGTGATGCGCAGATTATGTGTCCGTTTGGGCCGAACTGGTGCGGCCATGGCGCGCCCTGTCCGATGCATGATTCTCTGCTGCGCATGGACCAGCAGTGGATGACCTACATGCGTGAAACCACGTTGAGCGTGTTTTATCAAAAAGCCGCCAAAAGCGTCGGCTGA
- a CDS encoding sulfite exporter TauE/SafE family protein, with translation MTTDWLHLLAPLFVVAVLYGTVGHGGASGYLAVMALAGIAPAVMKPTALTLNLAVSLIATVLFLRAGHFVWRLFWPFALSSIPFAFLGGRLDLPPPIFKTLLALALGFAALRLLLPTPKPSVLRPCPLGWVLLLGALMGLVSGLIGVGGGIFLTPLLLLLGWAQPKTAAAVSAPFIFVNSAAALLGQPLSASLGQLPTAWPWLMLGVVAGGWLGAHWGSVKARAAQLRPALAAVLALACVKLALG, from the coding sequence ATGACGACGGACTGGCTCCACCTCCTCGCCCCGTTGTTTGTGGTGGCGGTGCTTTACGGCACGGTGGGCCACGGCGGGGCATCGGGTTACCTCGCGGTCATGGCGCTTGCCGGCATCGCCCCGGCGGTGATGAAACCCACCGCTCTGACCCTCAATCTAGCGGTCTCACTGATCGCAACCGTACTATTTTTACGCGCCGGCCATTTTGTGTGGCGCCTGTTTTGGCCCTTCGCCCTCAGCTCGATCCCGTTCGCCTTTCTTGGCGGGCGACTCGACCTACCGCCGCCGATTTTCAAAACCCTACTGGCGCTCGCACTCGGTTTCGCCGCACTGAGGCTGCTCTTACCGACACCGAAACCCAGCGTACTGCGCCCCTGCCCGCTCGGCTGGGTTTTGCTTCTCGGCGCGCTCATGGGACTGGTCTCCGGCCTGATCGGGGTGGGCGGCGGCATTTTTTTAACCCCACTGCTACTCCTGCTGGGCTGGGCCCAACCGAAGACCGCTGCGGCGGTCTCGGCCCCCTTTATCTTCGTCAACTCGGCCGCAGCTCTTTTGGGCCAGCCCTTGTCCGCATCGCTGGGCCAATTGCCGACGGCCTGGCCCTGGCTGATGCTCGGAGTCGTCGCGGGTGGCTGGCTTGGCGCGCACTGGGGCAGCGTTAAAGCCCGCGCCGCTCAATTGCGCCCAGCGCTCGCTGCGGTGCTGGCCCTCGCCTGCGTCAAACTCGCGCTCGGCTGA